The proteins below come from a single Parazoarcus communis genomic window:
- the hpaE gene encoding 5-carboxymethyl-2-hydroxymuconate semialdehyde dehydrogenase, with amino-acid sequence MIKHIINGQKVESAETFQTINPATGEVLAEVASGGAEEINAAVAAAKAAFPGWAATPVKERARLVRKLGELIAANVEPIADMETADCGQVTNQTKRVLVPRASDNFNYFAELIQHMHGETYDSDTGHLNYTLWQPVGVCALISPWNVPFMTATWKTAPCLAFGNTAVMKMSELSPLTANRLGELALEAGIPPGVFNVVQGFGDKAGEPLVSHPDVRSISFTGSTATGNRIVKAAGLKKFSMELGGKSPFIIFDDADYERALDAAIFMIFSNNGERCTAGSRIIVQAGIYDRFVADFAARASRLTVGDPMDPNTVIGPMISKGHMDKVNYYIELGKQEGAEVVFGGGTPVVDEKFRNGFWVQPTVFANVDNKMRIAQEEIFGPVPCIIPFKTEEDAVRIANDTIYGLSSYLWTNNTGRAIRLAKAIESGMTFVNSQNVRDLRQPFGGSKASGTGREGNHYSFEVFCEAKNIAVSYGNHHIPRWGI; translated from the coding sequence ATGATCAAGCACATCATCAACGGCCAGAAGGTCGAGAGCGCGGAAACCTTCCAGACCATCAACCCGGCCACGGGCGAGGTTCTCGCCGAAGTCGCGAGCGGCGGCGCAGAGGAAATCAACGCGGCCGTGGCCGCCGCCAAGGCCGCCTTCCCGGGCTGGGCCGCCACGCCGGTCAAGGAACGCGCCCGCCTGGTACGCAAACTCGGCGAGCTGATCGCCGCCAACGTCGAACCGATCGCCGACATGGAAACCGCCGACTGCGGCCAGGTGACGAACCAGACCAAGCGCGTGCTGGTCCCGCGCGCGTCCGACAACTTCAACTACTTCGCCGAGCTGATCCAGCACATGCATGGCGAAACCTACGACTCCGACACCGGCCACCTCAACTACACGCTGTGGCAGCCGGTCGGCGTGTGCGCGCTGATCTCGCCGTGGAACGTGCCCTTCATGACCGCGACGTGGAAGACGGCGCCCTGCCTGGCCTTCGGCAACACGGCCGTGATGAAGATGTCCGAGCTCTCTCCGCTGACCGCCAACCGTCTGGGCGAACTGGCGCTGGAAGCCGGCATCCCCCCGGGCGTCTTCAACGTGGTGCAGGGCTTCGGCGACAAGGCAGGCGAGCCACTGGTGTCGCATCCTGACGTGCGCTCGATCTCCTTCACCGGCTCCACCGCCACCGGCAACCGCATCGTCAAGGCGGCAGGGCTGAAGAAGTTCTCCATGGAGCTGGGCGGCAAATCGCCCTTCATCATCTTCGACGACGCCGACTACGAGCGCGCCCTCGACGCTGCGATCTTCATGATCTTCTCGAACAACGGCGAACGCTGCACTGCCGGCTCGCGGATCATCGTGCAGGCCGGCATCTACGACAGGTTCGTCGCCGACTTCGCCGCCCGTGCGTCGCGTCTGACCGTCGGTGACCCGATGGACCCGAACACCGTGATCGGCCCGATGATCTCCAAGGGTCACATGGACAAGGTCAATTACTACATCGAACTCGGCAAGCAGGAAGGCGCTGAAGTCGTCTTCGGCGGCGGCACACCGGTCGTCGATGAGAAGTTCAGGAACGGCTTCTGGGTGCAGCCCACCGTTTTTGCCAACGTCGACAACAAGATGCGCATTGCCCAGGAAGAGATCTTCGGGCCGGTGCCCTGCATCATCCCCTTCAAGACCGAAGAGGATGCGGTGCGCATCGCCAACGACACCATCTACGGCCTGTCGTCCTACCTGTGGACCAACAACACCGGCCGCGCCATTCGTCTGGCCAAGGCCATCGAGTCGGGCATGACCTTCGTCAACAGCCAGAACGTGCGCGATCTGCGCCAGCCCTTTGGCGGCTCCAAGGCCTCGGGCACCGGCCGCGAGGGCAACCATTACAGCTTTGAAGTGTTCTGCGAGGCCAAGAACATCGCGGTTTCGTATGGCAACCATCACATCCCACGCTGGGGCATCTGA
- a CDS encoding fumarylacetoacetate hydrolase family protein — protein sequence MRRARIAWQGAVHEAVPHGEHQLKLADGRIVDETEVIWLPPVVPGTVFALGLNYADHAKELAFKAPEVPLVFLKGPNTITGHRAFSRRPADATYMHYECELAVVIGKTGTRIAKSDAMDYVAGYTVANDYAIRDYLENWYRPNLRVKNRDACTPIGPWLVDRDDIADPMQLALTTRVNGVTTQQGTTADMIFDIPTLIEYLSSFTTLRPGDLILTGTPEGLADVKAGDVVETEIEGIGCLMNTIVDDETWFANDPFKKARTA from the coding sequence ATGAGGCGCGCACGCATCGCCTGGCAGGGCGCAGTCCACGAAGCCGTGCCGCACGGCGAACATCAACTCAAGCTTGCCGACGGCCGCATCGTCGACGAGACCGAAGTCATCTGGCTGCCGCCGGTCGTACCCGGCACCGTGTTCGCGCTCGGCCTGAACTACGCCGACCATGCGAAGGAACTCGCGTTCAAGGCGCCCGAAGTGCCGCTGGTCTTCCTCAAAGGCCCCAACACCATCACCGGACACCGCGCTTTCAGCCGCCGCCCCGCCGATGCGACCTACATGCACTACGAGTGCGAGCTGGCAGTGGTCATCGGCAAGACCGGCACCCGCATCGCGAAATCCGATGCGATGGACTACGTTGCCGGCTACACCGTGGCCAACGATTACGCGATCCGGGACTACCTCGAGAACTGGTATCGCCCCAATCTGCGGGTGAAGAACCGCGACGCCTGCACACCGATCGGGCCATGGCTGGTCGATCGTGACGACATCGCCGACCCGATGCAGCTGGCACTCACCACCCGCGTCAACGGCGTCACCACCCAGCAGGGCACGACCGCCGACATGATCTTCGACATCCCGACGCTGATCGAATACCTGTCGTCCTTCACGACGCTCCGACCGGGCGATCTCATTCTCACCGGCACCCCGGAAGGCCTGGCCGATGTGAAGGCGGGCGATGTCGTGGAAACCGAGATCGAAGGCATCGGTTGCCTGATGAACACCATCGTCGATGACGAAACCTGGTTCGCCAACGACCCTTTCAAGAAAGCGAGAACAGCATGA
- a CDS encoding fumarylacetoacetate hydrolase family protein, with amino-acid sequence MTPKSSSPQTLPPQPGTVYGVVLNDHRSLARFGDALEAAPYKGAPKAPAMYVKPANTVVGDGATVRLPNGETAVEIGATVGIVIGRPAARLTAETALAAVAGYVLVADLSLPHASYYRPAIREKCFDGACPVAARTVPAAETGRLAALKLTICVDGAAVGTRTFAELVRDVPRLLVDVTEFMTLSVGDVLLLGVEYQAPQARVGSSVHIEAGPLGTLGFNIQAATEAAQ; translated from the coding sequence ATGACGCCTAAATCGTCCTCTCCCCAGACACTGCCCCCGCAACCGGGCACGGTCTACGGTGTGGTCCTGAACGACCACCGCTCACTCGCCCGTTTCGGCGATGCACTTGAGGCTGCACCCTACAAAGGCGCGCCGAAAGCGCCGGCGATGTACGTGAAGCCGGCCAATACCGTCGTCGGCGACGGCGCCACGGTGCGCCTGCCGAATGGCGAAACCGCCGTCGAGATCGGCGCCACGGTCGGCATCGTCATCGGCCGCCCGGCTGCACGCCTGACTGCGGAAACTGCATTGGCAGCGGTTGCGGGCTATGTGCTGGTGGCGGACCTCAGCCTGCCGCACGCAAGCTACTACCGGCCGGCGATCCGCGAGAAATGCTTCGACGGCGCCTGCCCGGTCGCTGCACGGACCGTGCCCGCAGCCGAGACCGGCAGACTTGCGGCACTCAAGCTCACCATCTGCGTCGATGGTGCAGCCGTCGGCACACGCACATTTGCCGAACTGGTGCGCGACGTTCCCCGCCTGCTCGTCGACGTGACCGAGTTCATGACCCTGTCGGTCGGCGACGTATTGCTGCTCGGCGTCGAGTACCAGGCTCCTCAGGCCAGGGTCGGCAGCAGCGTGCACATCGAGGCGGGCCCGCTCGGCACGCTCGGGTTCAACATTCAAGCTGCAACGGAGGCCGCACAATGA
- a CDS encoding TRAP transporter large permease yields the protein MSGTMIGMIGFTGLLGLLAVRIHIGIAMFIAGAAIYLAVNTWEPAGLLFTLNNLVYARLSNYDLAVIPLFILMGQFATHGGLSKALFRAAGTLIGHWRGGLAMASTAACAAFGAICGSSLATAATMGQVALPELRAHGYSGKLATATLAASGTLGILIPPSVPLVIYAVLTQESIGKLFVAAVIPGILAALGYLLVIRIMVTRDPSAGPAGERASLGTMLRAQLGILPVLMVFLVVIVGIYGGWANPTEAASIGAAACGIIAAVSGGMKTKDFVQSVYGTAHATAMIFVVLLGADLLNASLALSQLPVELANWVKDSGFEPMLVLLAILLIYLVLGCVMDSLAMILLTIPIFYPVIMGLDFYGMPDSDKSIWFGIVALMVVEIGLVTPPVGMNLYVINKLARDVPLKETASGVLCFLASDLLRIALLIFVPGISLWLVHATGG from the coding sequence ATGAGCGGCACGATGATCGGCATGATCGGCTTTACCGGCCTGCTCGGCCTGCTGGCCGTGCGCATCCATATTGGCATCGCCATGTTCATTGCTGGCGCGGCGATCTACCTGGCAGTGAACACCTGGGAGCCTGCAGGACTTCTGTTCACCCTCAACAACCTGGTCTATGCCCGCCTGTCGAATTACGACCTGGCCGTCATTCCCCTGTTCATCCTGATGGGCCAGTTTGCCACCCACGGCGGGCTGTCGAAGGCGCTGTTCCGCGCCGCCGGCACCCTGATCGGACACTGGCGCGGCGGTCTGGCCATGGCGTCCACAGCGGCGTGCGCGGCCTTCGGCGCGATCTGCGGCTCCTCACTGGCCACCGCGGCAACAATGGGTCAGGTCGCACTGCCCGAACTGCGCGCACACGGCTACTCCGGCAAGCTCGCCACCGCCACGCTGGCGGCGAGCGGTACGCTTGGCATCCTGATCCCGCCTTCCGTGCCACTGGTGATCTACGCCGTGCTCACCCAGGAGTCGATCGGCAAGCTCTTCGTCGCTGCGGTCATCCCGGGCATTCTCGCGGCCCTCGGCTATCTGCTGGTCATCCGCATCATGGTCACCCGCGATCCGTCAGCCGGTCCGGCCGGCGAGCGCGCCAGCCTGGGCACCATGCTGCGCGCCCAGCTCGGCATCCTGCCGGTACTGATGGTGTTTCTGGTGGTGATCGTCGGCATCTACGGCGGCTGGGCAAACCCCACCGAAGCTGCATCGATCGGTGCGGCTGCATGCGGGATCATTGCTGCGGTGTCGGGCGGGATGAAAACGAAGGACTTCGTGCAAAGCGTCTATGGCACCGCCCACGCCACTGCGATGATCTTTGTCGTGCTGCTCGGCGCCGACCTGCTCAATGCCTCGCTCGCACTGTCACAACTGCCGGTCGAGCTCGCCAACTGGGTGAAGGACAGCGGCTTCGAGCCGATGCTGGTGCTGCTCGCCATCCTGCTGATCTACCTGGTGCTGGGCTGCGTGATGGATTCGCTGGCCATGATCCTGCTGACCATCCCCATCTTCTACCCCGTGATCATGGGTCTGGACTTCTACGGCATGCCCGATTCGGACAAGTCGATCTGGTTCGGCATCGTCGCCCTGATGGTAGTCGAGATCGGTCTGGTCACGCCGCCGGTGGGCATGAACCTCTACGTGATCAACAAGCTCGCCCGCGACGTACCCCTGAAGGAGACTGCCAGCGGCGTGCTGTGCTTCCTCGCCTCGGATCTCCTGCGCATCGCATTGCTGATCTTCGTACCCGGAATCTCGCTGTGGCTGGTCCATGCAACCGGCGGCTGA
- a CDS encoding TRAP transporter small permease, with protein MSTTATHDPMGQPHELVEHNLTEHYLVTAAKGMALIGGFLFIGLICMSLVSIIGRKIGFGSVTGDIELMQAGTAVAAAAFLPYCTLLGEHLKVDFFTEGMQSRLKRSIDGFAELLVAIFAGVLAWRTALAAISIHEAGEVTPLVSLPVWIPVAALVPSLAMMGVCAAYRFAAAFSQRKMLTGGEA; from the coding sequence ATGAGCACGACAGCCACACACGACCCAATGGGTCAGCCCCACGAACTGGTTGAACACAACCTCACCGAGCACTACCTGGTTACCGCGGCCAAGGGCATGGCGCTGATCGGCGGATTCCTTTTCATCGGCCTCATCTGCATGTCGCTCGTGTCGATCATCGGACGCAAGATTGGATTCGGTTCGGTCACCGGCGACATCGAGCTGATGCAGGCGGGCACCGCCGTTGCGGCAGCCGCCTTTCTTCCTTATTGCACCCTGCTCGGCGAGCACCTCAAGGTGGATTTCTTTACCGAAGGCATGCAGTCGCGCCTGAAGCGGTCGATCGATGGCTTCGCCGAACTGCTCGTAGCGATCTTTGCGGGTGTGCTCGCATGGAGAACGGCCCTCGCCGCAATCTCGATTCACGAAGCCGGCGAGGTTACACCGCTGGTGTCGCTGCCGGTCTGGATTCCGGTCGCAGCGCTGGTCCCCAGCCTGGCCATGATGGGCGTGTGCGCAGCGTATCGCTTCGCAGCCGCATTCTCTCAACGCAAGATGCTGACCGGAGGTGAAGCATGA
- the hpaR gene encoding homoprotocatechuate degradation operon regulator HpaR: MPRKIVYRNLPLLLLKARESFLSHFRPILAHYGVTEQQWRVMRALSEQEELEPWQICETCQILSPSLAGVLSRMEDVGLVERRRVPEDQRRVLVRLTAHSQTMVEELAPLIEAQYHHLEAAVGEDMLNQLYAMLDRVLQYESRPVEHVALPVTALSAGAQKGTGRKRAGAVRDDQE; encoded by the coding sequence ATGCCGCGCAAGATCGTTTATCGCAATCTCCCGCTGTTGTTACTGAAGGCGCGTGAGAGTTTTCTCAGTCACTTTCGTCCGATCCTCGCCCACTACGGTGTTACCGAGCAGCAATGGCGGGTGATGCGTGCGCTGAGCGAGCAGGAGGAACTTGAGCCGTGGCAGATCTGCGAGACATGTCAGATCCTGAGCCCCAGTCTCGCAGGAGTGCTTTCACGCATGGAGGATGTTGGCCTGGTGGAGCGGAGACGAGTCCCGGAAGACCAGCGCCGGGTGCTGGTGCGGCTGACCGCACACAGCCAGACGATGGTCGAAGAACTGGCGCCGCTGATCGAAGCGCAGTATCACCATCTTGAGGCGGCGGTGGGCGAGGACATGCTGAATCAGCTGTATGCGATGCTCGATCGCGTGTTGCAGTACGAGTCGCGCCCGGTCGAGCATGTGGCATTGCCCGTGACGGCGCTGTCCGCGGGCGCGCAAAAGGGAACCGGGCGCAAGCGCGCCGGTGCCGTGCGGGACGATCAGGAGTAA
- a CDS encoding CHRD domain-containing protein, which yields MSLRSITLLGLTALFAGNVQAALFTYSSSLSGAAEDPPNGSAATGTAIILYDDAAHTLVFNIDFAGLTAPPTAAHLHCCTALPKSGNASVAVTSPSLPGFPVGLSSGTYNATFDLTLAASFNSQFLTNSGGTLAAAEAALAAGLASERAYFNIHNAIYPAGEIRGFPTNAAPEPSVLSLLGLGLLAGLTLRRRS from the coding sequence ATGTCACTGCGTTCAATCACCTTGCTCGGGCTCACCGCGCTGTTCGCGGGAAACGTTCAGGCCGCCCTCTTTACCTACTCAAGCAGTCTGTCCGGCGCGGCAGAGGACCCGCCGAATGGATCGGCAGCGACTGGCACGGCAATCATCCTGTACGACGATGCTGCGCACACGCTGGTTTTCAATATCGATTTCGCGGGCCTGACTGCCCCCCCCACTGCCGCCCATTTGCACTGCTGCACAGCGCTGCCCAAGTCAGGAAATGCCAGCGTGGCGGTGACCTCCCCCTCCCTTCCCGGCTTCCCTGTTGGGTTGAGCTCGGGCACTTACAATGCGACCTTCGACCTCACGCTCGCAGCGAGCTTCAACAGCCAATTCCTTACTAACTCAGGAGGCACCCTCGCAGCCGCCGAAGCCGCACTCGCAGCCGGACTCGCGAGCGAACGGGCTTACTTCAACATCCATAACGCGATTTATCCTGCCGGCGAGATTCGCGGCTTCCCAACGAACGCAGCCCCCGAGCCGTCCGTGCTGTCGCTGCTCGGCCTCGGCCTGCTTGCCGGCCTGACTCTGCGCCGCCGTTCCTGA
- a CDS encoding MurR/RpiR family transcriptional regulator: protein MAEETKAGSVAMAPATVQALRELVVRISRGEAEVSLGSKALKVLASLVERPEEVAVSSIMSLAASVGVNASTLSRLARSLGYDSFAQFQQVFRNALTRGQQRFYSEQGQRLLDDDVHAADGPLAVVAQLAQESIRNIDGCLAQLEAGDLTAAAALLARAHRVRVFGARQMHAVASFLSYGLGLIRPEVGLLDGPGQSIAASLAHLGRGDVLLLSGVSPYSRQAVVVARAASAAGIKVIAITDSRASPLTACADHAFFIPHASSFISNSIGAYVVFCEGLINLVAKALGSKALKSLERQEEFIAKLDIEMR from the coding sequence ATGGCAGAAGAAACGAAAGCAGGCAGTGTGGCAATGGCGCCGGCCACGGTGCAGGCCTTGCGCGAACTGGTGGTCCGCATCAGTCGCGGAGAAGCCGAGGTTTCCCTCGGCAGCAAGGCACTCAAGGTGCTGGCGAGTCTGGTTGAACGCCCGGAAGAGGTTGCCGTCAGCAGCATCATGTCGCTCGCCGCCAGCGTGGGGGTAAATGCCTCCACCCTGTCCCGGCTGGCACGCAGCCTTGGATACGACAGCTTCGCCCAGTTCCAGCAGGTGTTTCGCAACGCGCTGACGCGCGGCCAGCAACGTTTCTACAGCGAGCAGGGGCAGCGTCTGCTCGACGATGACGTGCACGCTGCGGACGGTCCGCTTGCAGTGGTGGCGCAACTGGCACAGGAATCGATCCGCAATATCGACGGCTGTCTCGCCCAGCTTGAAGCCGGCGATCTCACGGCTGCCGCAGCACTTCTGGCGCGGGCGCACAGGGTGCGCGTGTTCGGCGCGCGGCAGATGCATGCCGTGGCGAGCTTCCTGTCCTATGGCCTTGGCCTGATCCGCCCCGAAGTCGGCTTGCTCGACGGGCCGGGGCAAAGCATCGCGGCCTCGCTTGCGCACCTGGGGCGCGGCGACGTGCTCCTGCTGTCGGGCGTTTCCCCTTACAGCCGACAGGCGGTGGTTGTGGCTCGCGCAGCATCCGCGGCTGGTATCAAGGTGATCGCGATCACCGATTCCCGCGCATCTCCGCTGACGGCCTGCGCAGATCACGCGTTTTTCATTCCCCATGCGAGCAGTTTCATCAGCAACAGCATTGGCGCCTATGTGGTGTTCTGCGAAGGGCTGATCAATCTTGTTGCCAAGGCGCTCGGCAGCAAGGCCCTGAAGTCACTCGAGCGCCAGGAAGAATTTATCGCAAAGCTGGATATCGAAATGCGTTGA
- a CDS encoding enoyl-CoA hydratase/isomerase family protein, whose protein sequence is MSYENILYSMTDGIAEIRFNRPHRLNAVTAKLYEEFNEALGLAEADKDARVVLITGEGRAFCVGADLKEHKVGRTAFDRRQYLQGEQIVCKRLIQLGKPVVAAVNGYALGAGAELAMASDFIVMAESAQIGLPEISIGNFLGGGVTWLLPRLVGLAKARELVFLGERIGGAEAVRIGLANRSFADEGFHEAARAFAHKLATKAPFSMALAKEQLNMAADRTLDAALTAELEGMTFVGTTRDWQEGIDAFADKRTPVFKGE, encoded by the coding sequence ATGAGCTACGAAAACATCCTCTATTCCATGACGGACGGCATTGCCGAGATCCGTTTCAATCGCCCGCACCGTCTCAATGCGGTCACGGCGAAACTCTATGAAGAGTTCAACGAGGCGCTTGGCCTTGCCGAGGCTGACAAGGACGCACGCGTCGTGCTGATTACCGGCGAAGGCCGCGCCTTCTGCGTTGGCGCCGACCTCAAGGAGCACAAGGTCGGGCGCACGGCCTTCGACCGCCGGCAGTATCTGCAGGGCGAGCAGATCGTGTGCAAGCGGCTCATCCAGCTGGGCAAGCCGGTGGTTGCCGCGGTGAACGGCTACGCGCTGGGTGCGGGGGCCGAGCTGGCGATGGCGTCCGACTTCATCGTGATGGCCGAAAGCGCGCAGATCGGCCTGCCCGAGATCAGCATCGGCAACTTTCTCGGTGGCGGGGTGACCTGGCTGCTGCCGCGGCTGGTGGGGCTGGCCAAGGCTCGCGAGTTGGTCTTTCTGGGTGAGCGTATCGGCGGCGCGGAAGCGGTGCGGATCGGCCTCGCCAATCGCAGCTTTGCGGATGAGGGCTTTCATGAGGCGGCGCGTGCATTCGCGCACAAGCTGGCGACCAAGGCACCGTTCTCGATGGCGCTCGCCAAGGAGCAGCTCAACATGGCAGCCGACCGGACGCTGGATGCGGCGCTCACTGCCGAGCTGGAAGGGATGACGTTTGTTGGCACCACGCGCGACTGGCAGGAAGGCATCGATGCCTTTGCCGATAAGCGTACGCCGGTCTTCAAGGGAGAATGA